One genomic window of Parus major isolate Abel chromosome 11, Parus_major1.1, whole genome shotgun sequence includes the following:
- the LOC107209705 gene encoding C-factor-like, producing the protein MAELCVRSVLVTGANRGLGLGFVQHFLRMPKPPQWIFATCRDPKGQRAQELQNLASKHPNIIVIPLEVADPASIKAAAAKVGEHLGDSGLNLLINNAGMVKPNFLANETLESMTQVYTTNTIGPLLMGQAFLPLLEKAAQESPGSGLSCSKAAIINMSSYAGSIEDMYVWDFGQVVSYRCSKAALNMLSKCQSLAYKEHGILCVALHPGWVQTDMGNAGSFKPPLTVDDSVQGMLKVLSSISEKETGTFLDWEGKVIPW; encoded by the exons atggcagagctctgtgtccGCTCCGTTCTGGTGACTGGGGCCAACCGGGGCCTCGGCCTGGGGTTTGTCCAGCATTTCCTGAGGATGCCAAAACCACCACAGTGGATTTTTGCCACCTGTCGGGACCCCAAGGGACAGAGAGCGCAg GAGTTACAGAATTTGGCCTCCAAGCACCCCAACATCATCGTCATCCCGCTCG AAGTTGCTGACCCTGCCAGCATCAAGGCGGCTGCAGCCAAGGTTGGGGAGCACCTGGGGGATTCTGGGCTGAACCTCCTCATCAACAATGCTGGAATGGTCAAGCCAAACTTCCTTGCTAATGAGACGCTGGAGAGTATGACCCAGGTTTACACCACTAACACAATTGGGCCACTGCTGATGGGCCAG GCATTCCTGCCCTTGCTGGAGAAAGCTGCCCAGGAGAGCCCAggctcagggctgagctgcagcaaggCTGCCATCATCAACATGTCCAGCTATGCAGGCTCCATTGAGGATATGTATGTATGGGATTTTGGACAAGTTGTCTCGTACCGCTGCAGCAAG GCTGCTCTGAACATGCTGAGCAAGTGCCAGTCCCTGGCGTACAAGGAGCACGGCATCCTCTGTGTCGCTCTCCACCCCGGCTGGGTGCAAACAGACATGGGGAATGCAGGATCATTTAAG cctcccctgACAGTGGATGACAGCGTGCAAGGGATGCTGAAGGTGCTGTCCTCCATCTCTGAGAAGGAAACTGGGACCTTCCTGGACTGGGAAGGGAAGGTCATACCCTGGTGA
- the LOC107209706 gene encoding C-factor-like isoform X1 — MAAARTVLLTGSNRGIGLELVKQLLGSPRPPAWIFATCRDPEGPRAQELRDLASKHPNLVLVKLDVENPSAITDAAKVVEGKLDGMGLNLLINNAGIYTPTASLETVDAEDMVRTYKTNAVGPMLMAQAFLPLLKKAAQDSKEKGLSCSKAAIINISTILGSIKKTPDSFFRPVISYRCSKAALNMLTMCQALTYKEAGILCVALHPGWVKTDMGSQEADLTVDTSVRGLLSVLPILSEKHSGTLLNWEGKAIPW; from the exons ATGGCGGCGGCTCGCACGGTGCTGCTGACCGGCTCCAACCGCGGCATCGGCCTGGAGCtggtgaagcagctgctgggctcgCCGCGGCCCCCGGCCTGGATCTTCGCCACCTGCCGGGACCCCGAGGGGCCGCGGGCACAG GAGCTGAGAGATCTGGCATCCAAACACCCAAATCTGGTTCTTGTAAAGCTGG ATGTCGAAAACCCCTCGGCTATCACCGATGCGGCCAAGGTGGTGGAGGGGAAGCTGGACGGAATGGGGCTGAACCTGCTGATAAACAACGCTGGCATCTACACCCCCACGGCCTCATTGGAGACAGTCGATGCTGAGGACATGGTCAGGACATACAAGACCAATGCAGTGGGGCCAATGCTGATGGCCCAG gcctttcttcctctgctgaagaaggctgcccaggacagcaAAGAAAAGGGTCTGAGTTGCAGCAAGGCAGCCATCATCAACATCTCCACCATTTTGGGGTCCATCAAGAAAACACCTGATTCCTTCTTCCGCCCTGTCATCTCCTACCGCTGCAGCAAG GCTGCCCTCAACATGCTGACCATGTGCCAGGCTCTGACCTACAAGGAAGCTGGGATCCTGTGCGTGGCACTGCACCCTGGCTGGGTAAAAACAGACATGGGCAGCCAGGAG GCTGACCTAACAGTGGACACAAGTGTGCGGGGGTTGTTGTCTGTGCTGCCAATCCTTTCTGAGAAACACAGTGGGACTCTGCTCAACTGGGAAGGTAAAGCTATCCCCTGGTGA
- the LOC107209706 gene encoding short chain dehydrogenase gsfK-like isoform X2: MAAARTVLLTGSNRGIGLELVKQLLGSPRPPAWIFATCRDPEGPRAQELRDLASKHPNLVLVKLDVENPSAITDAAKVVEGKLDGMGLNLLINNAGIYTPTASLETVDAEDMVRTYKTNAVGPMLMAQAFLPLLKKAAQDSKEKGLSCSKAAIINISTILGSIKKTPDSFFRPVISYRCSKADLTVDTSVRGLLSVLPILSEKHSGTLLNWEGKAIPW, encoded by the exons ATGGCGGCGGCTCGCACGGTGCTGCTGACCGGCTCCAACCGCGGCATCGGCCTGGAGCtggtgaagcagctgctgggctcgCCGCGGCCCCCGGCCTGGATCTTCGCCACCTGCCGGGACCCCGAGGGGCCGCGGGCACAG GAGCTGAGAGATCTGGCATCCAAACACCCAAATCTGGTTCTTGTAAAGCTGG ATGTCGAAAACCCCTCGGCTATCACCGATGCGGCCAAGGTGGTGGAGGGGAAGCTGGACGGAATGGGGCTGAACCTGCTGATAAACAACGCTGGCATCTACACCCCCACGGCCTCATTGGAGACAGTCGATGCTGAGGACATGGTCAGGACATACAAGACCAATGCAGTGGGGCCAATGCTGATGGCCCAG gcctttcttcctctgctgaagaaggctgcccaggacagcaAAGAAAAGGGTCTGAGTTGCAGCAAGGCAGCCATCATCAACATCTCCACCATTTTGGGGTCCATCAAGAAAACACCTGATTCCTTCTTCCGCCCTGTCATCTCCTACCGCTGCAGCAAG GCTGACCTAACAGTGGACACAAGTGTGCGGGGGTTGTTGTCTGTGCTGCCAATCCTTTCTGAGAAACACAGTGGGACTCTGCTCAACTGGGAAGGTAAAGCTATCCCCTGGTGA